DNA sequence from the Labrus bergylta chromosome 13, fLabBer1.1, whole genome shotgun sequence genome:
TAAGAGACCGGGATCAACAGCATGAAGCTGGTAATCAACCCAGAGTTTCCAAGAGCACGTTCACATTAAAGGGGCGGAGTTAGCTTCATATAACCTATCACAAGCGTAACTGCGTCTGCCATCAGCTGATAGTCATATCTAACAAACTCTGAACAAAcgatattaataatataaagacGTTTAAGATAAAACTGCAGGCTCCCAAAGACTACAAAGTTGcacagctgcaggaacaaatgCAGGAAGGACAAGTGGAAGATAAAAGAAAACGCTGTAGCCGATGAATGTGCAAACTACGActtattatattttttcccaTCATGAGTTCACCTTAGAACTGATGATTATaactcctctgttttttttttctcttaactgATTGTGTTTCTCTGACTCTTTCATGTGGCGAGTATAACAGTTTGAGAagtttcagctgcagctctgacgaCAACAAACAGAGAGTGGAAACACGAAACATTAATAATATGAAGATATGCTCACTTAATTGGCATGTGAATTTAGGTTTTTAAATTGCATTaatacattttgcattttttcagGTATAAGTTTGCATCTTAATGCTTTTGGATGTTAGAAAATACTCGGAACACTTGAAATCAGATTATAAATAGTGTTTTACTGTGAActacaaaaacacatacacttTACCAATTCAAACTGCTAAACTACATTCAATTCACATATCCATTCAGCTGTTTGAAAATTCTCAGTCTAGACTTACGTGAGTCTCTGGAGGCCTGCACTGTCGTAAAATTAGGTTTTAGGTTAATCTGCTATTTGCAGGTGGTTTCTCTCTGCTGTATTAAATCGACTGTTCACCGTTATCTCGTTATGTAAACGGTGAGCTAAAATTGGCACAACTATGGCGCCCTCATGTGGCTGACAAGATGTCATCCTGAACCACCGCTTTCCTCTACCAGCAGCTCAAACTACAAACGCATAAAAAACACCACACCATTAAATTAGTGTTGAAGTCAAAACTTGTGAAATACTAATGTGATGTTGAAAATCTGAAAGTGGCATTTGTTTCATTCTCTTTGAATGTGTCATCCCAATcaatgatgtgtttgtgtgccatTGCTGGCAAGTCGAAAGGGGCAAAATGTAGAAACCTTTAAACCAGTTTCATTATTATGTTAAATATTTGTTAAATCTATATTTCAAATTTGGCtttttattatttcctgtttccgAGCAGGctattgattattattttcttcCCCCTCCTAAGAGCGATGACATGAATCCTGCTGCTTGTTTGTTCCGTGTTAAATATTACAATTTGCCGTTTAGTTGTACATGAGTATTTAAAACTAAAGCAAAGGGGCACCAGCACACCACTACAACACATAGtaacaaacaaatgtattcaCAACAGCCTTTATTCACTTAATTCATGTTTTAGCTACACTATGAAGCTGCGCGGATGTTATGTTATCCTCCTGAGCTTGCCTTCAACTCTATACCCAACAGTACTTACGAAGAATAGTTCACGAATTTAAAGGTTCTTTCACGATTCCCGTTTGAGCTATTTCACACAAATAACAACCCTGAAAATCTGTACTGGGTTCAGTTTTATTGcaagtgggattttttttttctgcaggtgttgTGATGTGTAATCAGATGTCGGGGTCAACGGTGCTTcataagaaaatacatttaaggtTTCAAAGGTAATATTGAGTAGAACGATCAAATGAAACACACAGCCATTACCAGGGCCACTTCAAAACCACGGGATGGCGCCAACACACCAGTAATAACTGCTGATTTGCTCCACTATACACCACCTGTATgtaaaaacaatgacagaaCTCATGGAAGGAGGATGAGAGACAGCAAAGGAACAGAACAGGAGGAGAACTGataggtataaaaaaaaaaaagatctgcaaACCTTATTGCAATACCTAATATTTGAAAACTGTCTACAGgctacttttttcattttatatttccGACAATTTTCTTAAGGAAAAACCACATTTGGGGCTTTACAGATTAGATTCAATTTCAGAAAGAATTATCAAAATACTGTGCGTAAAAGTTCCAATCATGATGCGTAATCAGCGCGTGATCGGTAATTTAATTTGCCCAGTCTCGGTGGATTCAATATATTTTCCCTGAACAAATGTCTAACCTTTGGGTGTGGTGTGGCAAAATAttattcatgtattttaatttgagtttttatCAGTTTTAAATACGATTTCTAAGCTAAATCACAATCGTTCCTTATATACACGTCGAGAATGAGCCCACAATCCGAAACTCTAACGTTTATTTTTGACCAAATAAAGTCTTTCTCACTGAAAATTGCCAGCCCTGATCTTTCAATCTTCTTTGTCATCTGTCGCCTTCGGTTGCTGTATTTACCAGTGGTGTCTATATGTTTCCAGTCTGTCTAACAGATGCATTAAGAGTCAGTTGTAATGGCTATTGATGTTACTCAGACTGCTGATGTTGTTGACACAGCTGATGTGGGACGGAGACACGGTCCCAAAAGGTCCTGGAGGCTGAAGGTTGTGGGTGTGATACAGAGCCGCCGGAGGGGAACCGGGCCAATAGGAGAACCCCGATGGTCCCACGCCGGGAGCCATGAGGTTCAGTTTGGAAATCCCGGAGAAGGGGATCGGGGAGAAGTTACCCTGAAACTTGTAGATGGCCTGCTCCGTGGTGGTCGGCTGACACACCTGGGCCAGGCCGTGGAAATCGAACTTGTATGCGTACCGCTTTCCGTGCACTTTGGTCATGATGTTTTTGTCGTAATAGTAGCGCAGCGCGCGGCTCAGCTTGTCGTAGTTCATGTTGGGCTTGCTTTTGCGTTCCCCCCAACGCCGAGCCACCTCGTCCGGGTCTATGAGTTTGAACTCGCCGTTTGTGCCCTCCCAGGCGATGCACGACATGTTGGTGCTGTCAGAGAGGAGCTCCAACAGAAACTGCCACAGCTGGATCTGACCGCTGCCTGTACAGGGGTACAACGAAGAAATACGAAATTataaattaatgaattaatgaaaagCGGAACAGAAGTCTGAAATATATAAAATTGATTaacaataaaatagaataaaataataataataataataataaaaaacgaTCATGAAATCACAttcaaatctttatttgtttcaaGGCATGTTGTAGACTAACATGTATTATATCTACTTAGACATTTTAATAAGTTAAATTAAACAATGATTTGTCAGCTATAGGCTACATAGACGGTGGTCCTTctatttgtaaatttaacagtAACGTATTAAGCAGACCTGCCTCTCTAATTGCCTTTGCAgaatatttgtgtattttttaaccGAATAATGGTATTCTTGGATTTATCAATAAAGCTTCGCTGTTTAAAATAGGCTATAATATTGGCGCATATGATTCAATATTAAACTCAAGTCCAAAGAtcgtttacaatttaaaaataaagaaatgtccACAGAGCTGTTCTTTAAAGAAACGTTACGAATGGTCCTTTTTGTGGCCGTGTGCGTTTGGCTATTGCTGTTAAAAATCTGACAGATTTATTTGGATCAATGACAAAAAGGTGTGGATTTAGAAATGAATCATTTTTGTTGCTATAACAACTCTGAATTGCCTCAGTGTATGAACTGTGCGATACAAATAGTCCAAAGCTGCATTGCCATGGCTTTAAGTTCAGTCATGTACATTTAATTGCATTGCATGAtttgatttgacattttttcgATTATTCAGTTTTGAGTATCAATGTGAGCCAAATCATttgcaaaatatattttggagTGCAAAGCGCGTCATGAGGggcggaaaaaaaaatacttcctgGAAATAAATTAGATAAAGTATGTGTGCTGTGGCATATCTACCCAATGAAGAGAGATTTAAACTGAAAGCTTTGTTTTTATCAATTGCATAATTCGACCCATAGAAGGCCCcgtcaaaaataaatacagcttcTAATGCatattgatgtgaaaatgatATAAAGAGCATTATAGGGATGCAATCTTTATCAAACCTATTCTCTTTTCAATACAgccaaaacattttgtttaaacaCTCGGAGGCGGGCAGCTGTCCAACCACCTATTACCAAACAATGCGTCTATTAGCctaatgatttcatttttgatattttcaaaTACGATGTTGGAGTATTTCAAGGCTTCTTTCATATCATATCCGGCTGATTAATTTGAAAGGTCTGTGCCCTTCACATTGTCTGGCAGGCCATAGATTGCCTTCTCTCCTCTTACCTTTTTGCACTCCTGTGTTAATCGGACCCCAGGTTGTTCCTTTGCTTTCTTTCAACAGATTTTCTGTTGGatctgaaatcaaaacaaacacatttccaacATTAGTTGTGTCTCCTTTATATTGAATTGAAGGCCTGGTATCTATTACAATCTGGCTCTATTGCCTGTAAATGTTAGAAAGCCTTGGCGACCACTGTCtgatcctcttttttttcaaagaatagtcttgcatttaaaaaaaaaataagatttttttttttttttttagatttgactAAGTTGGATCAGTTCAAAGTGAAAAGGATGATGAAATAATTGCTTGGAATCCAATTATCTGTAGGAGAAAATGGTTTATAGTTGTTAAATTCGTATTGTGTGTATTCAATATAGCCTATTGCTAACAATTCAAAGTagagtaaaatgtaaatacaaaaaaaaaaaaatcaaaatctcaaaaaagtcaaaataggTAAAAATCCTAATAGTGTCCTGGTCCAGTCTCAGTCTAATGCAAGAAGCGTGTCGTCTGTGCGCTCTCCTCTCCGGGAAGCCAGGAAACGCGTCCAGGAAAAAGGATTTCCGATTTCCGACAAAAGAGCAGACGGGCTTTCAGATTGAAACCGCTGAACAATGCTCTGCCCTGAGACGGAGCATCCCCGCCTCAGGACACCCACACCCAGAGCAGGATTTAAAGAATTATTACAGATTATTCCTATAATTCTGCACAGGACTAAATGACGAACCTGAGAGATACATGTTGAACATGAGGTTTCCTCCGCAGTCCTGTCTCATTGTGTTCACTTGTTCAGAAAGGGTTGGATTTCATTTCGGTGGTGGCGGAGGAAAAGatttttattaaactttatCTCATAACTGGGATCTGGAATAAATGCGGGTGGACAGATTGAAGTTTCCAGGCAACTGTCACTGGCCCCCATCTCTGAGACAATATTCAGACAGCAATTTCCCCTGGTGCAttgctttaattaaaagagCAATTTACCTCTGTCAGCCCGACTGGTGCCCACAATAAAAAGAGGCCGATAGAAATTCGGCCCTTATCAATCCGCCATCACAGTTTAATAAAGTTTCCGCGTTAAGATCTGAGTTTCTATGGTGAATTGAAGTGTTTGACATGGAAACCAGTTCAGACCCTCCTCACTTTTCCGCCTCTTTACCTCTGGGCAAACAACAAAGAGCGATTTCATGCTGGAAAAAGAATATTTACCTTGAAAAACACGCCTCAGTGCACATGAGAAAACAAGGACATTTCACCCCCCTCATCCCACCCTCCAACCTTCTGTTTGTGGGTTTAGGGTTATACAGCCTCTATCTGAGGATAATGAGGTTGTAACTTTAAAACCATGGCCTTTAATACTCACTGATGTTACCATGTCCACTACTATAGATTTATGCGTTTTTATTGACAGATTTTCTTATAAAGATAGAATAGGCTACAGAATATGTAACAATTTTCATCTAAGGATCCTTGAAAGTGGTCCCGAACCTTTTTTCCTAGGAGCcttgtatttgtatttcagaAAAGTTGGGACCCCCGAGGACCCAATCGAAAAGAAATGATACGTGTCCAACAAAAATTGACATCAACTTTAATAGTTTCCATTGAAAAATCACAACAGAATGGGTCTacacacacttgttcttacCAAAATACCTTTTCAGAACAATCCAGTAAGTGATCATAGTCAATATATGAAAATCTTATTTAGACAACctcaaagcagaaaaaaagcctCATGCCCCCCTTCGAGACCTTTGGCGCCACCCCTTGGCACCCCAGGTTGAATGGGAAACAGTGCCTTGAAAGGTTCTTTTACCCTGCTGTTGAAGGGGATTTTGGATACATGGTTGACAATTGTAATTTTGcagttcttgtccccagtgtttcttgtcttgtctttcttcctTCTTCTATTTTGATttccctgattgtcttcaccttgtgtctatttagtctcagtgttccttccctcttcATGTCATTTCACACATCTGTGTCCTCTAATAATGGCTCCTCGTGGATTTTTGATGGACTTTCTTGGATATGAATcgaatttttttgtttttgccttttgcctttttgttaaataaatgtttttggtcCTCTACCCTTTTTTGTGGGGGAATTCAAAACCATGACAATTTTGTCCATTAGTAGCTAGAAGTACAGCCTCACAGAAACAAATGTGGcttaaaaaaggcaaaaaaacccaacatttttaaatatgatttgtAAATTTCTGACACCAACATCTGTGCATCTTTGAAAAATATCATACTTCTAGATCTCATGGGGATTGGCATCTTGTTTGTCTTGTCAAAAATGCAATATATATGTCATACCATAAACAAGACCGAGTAGGTGTCAGGTGTCAGCATTACAGCAGGACTCACAAACTAAATTCACTCAGGCACCGAGGATTCACTCTGAAAAAGGTGAAGTTCTAAGAGAAAGTACTTGTAGGTCACATTGTCTTAAGATTCAACAGAGGTTATCCTTTATTCCAAAAAGAGGTCATTCAAATtcttaaaacagaaacataaatacCCTAACATTGTTTTCCAATACGTCAGCTGAGCAAAAGATCTTGACTCAAGCCTTAAATTCAAACTACTCTCTGTTGACTGAACTTAAAGTAAACAGTGTGCTAATCGTTCGTTATCTATTATAGTTTTTGTTCTGTGATGTGTCACCTGACTGAGCTCAGATAAGCACAAGTGCAAACACACTCGAGGAATTATGCATGATCTTACAGAGCAACTTGCAGAGCAAGGCCACATATTTGTAAAACATGTTATATTGTTGATAATGATCGCATGCAAAGTTGCACAAATTCTTTAATTGTCCTATGGGTTGAAAAAAATCAGCAATGGCATACTATATCAAGGTTTCTCCTCTCAGAGAAAAAAGATTAAGAACTCTTGTGTAAATGATCAATGCAGAATTGATTGTCTTATAATTCCCTACGTTCCTTCCTCTTGCACTCAGGGCCTggatgtttcctttctgcatGCAGGCATCGTTTCCTCAGGGCTGTGCTTGAAGGTTTGACTCTGGCGTCCCAGACTTGCTTTAGCTGCCTGTGTCCATGTACGAGTCGCAGGCAACTTAAAACAAGCCTCGAAAACTAGAATGTATCCATGAAAAGACGGCTGTAGGAAGATAAATTCATTTCTTTCAGAGGCGAGCATGAACCAATGAAACCACTATGAGAAGGAAATACAATCACATAACATGATGAAAACGTTAGaaaatcattcattcatttttttcctttgtttgacataacacattcatttttctATATGCATATTGATATCGTAAAGAATGAATGTCAAAAAGTGTTGTGGTCAGCTGATGGTTGCAATTTCAATTGATGCAGTTAAAGTTGCAAACTCAAGTTAATTGCATATTAATCTTTCATATATCCCTTAAAACCCTTCAACTCTTATCAATCAAGATCGGTTGGCTTTTTATTTAAGTATAGTACAGTAACTACAAACCCTGTACAGTGGCCTAAGTCGTCATTTTGTAGTGACAGCAAAAATAAGATCAAATTCATTTTCAGTATGAGagaacattcacacacacaagtttgATTGCCGGTGTCTTCAAGAATTAATGCAAAATTAAGTATAAGTCTTACCTCAGTGCTCTGAGACGTGCGCCTGGAGGAGTTTGTAACTTACTGGACAACTTCCCTAAGTGTCACTCCTGTGTAAGCCCCAGTGCAGCTGCTTTaatctgtctgcagaggaatGTATATTTGTGAAAGGTGTGTGCATGGTTACACATTTATTAGAAGATCCTGGTTTTTTTGGGTGTGGGACCGCATGAGCCGGTGCAGGCTTGTGGGTGTGTATCACGGAATCCCATGTCCTGGACCAacaggaggagtgtgtgtggagGTAAACACAGTCCAGGATCCCGCTGTGTGACTAATGGTTAAACATGATGACGTCACATTAGAGTACACAAACAAATGCTAAGCTACTAGACTATGAGGAGGTCGTTCTGTGCAATACCGTTGATGCTTTTAAGTcgttaaaaacatacaaaacttCCCTTTCCTTTGTAATTAATGACACACATCTTTCCTGTCACCTCTAGAGTGTGCATGGTTTAAATTATAGGAGGGATGGCAGGATGTGACAGGatcattttttctgttggtTTTTGGTGGTTAGCTGAACATAACGTCTATCACCAACGTTGTGTTGTGTAAAGATATGATCAGGGACTCTGTAAAGGTTAAAGACTGGTTTTCACTTGGGTTAAACCAGTCTATGAGTAACACGTTTTAAACACTACTCTAGTCTGCATTCGTCATCATAAACAGAATGACGTTTCAATATTGGTGATACTGAAATGTTTActctagaaaaaaaataaaaattgccATTGAATAATAACCTTTGTCATTAATATAGCATTACAAAACAATTGACTGACTGAGAAATGTCTTGTCACAAAGTTCAAAACAGACCTTTTCTATTAACTCTAAGAAGTTGATATGGGTTTACAAATGAATTATGGACacattgcagatttttttttaatgaatttatcTGTCACGATGTTACTTCAAGAGCCTTTACAGTAGGTCTCATTGAAAACAGTCGTCTTCATGGCTGTATATTCGAACAAGGTTCAGGGCTTTGGACAGTGCTTGTACATCTCCTTGTTTCTGGTAActaacacaacagtggttgCCATTTGTCTCATAGAGGACCTCTGCTGGGCTTTTTCTGGATTGCTTATTAAACAGTTGAAATAGGTAAGGGCTGCATGTGTACTGGTACTACAAAGTGAAAGAACCTGTGTCTTGTGTTGACCTATTCAGATTTTTACAGGAACTGTCTGCCTGATGTCATTGATGTCATTGTTGCAGTGCTTAAACTGTGTTAAATTGGAAGTGCAAGCAAGAGCAAGAAAACTTCAAtgtgaccctaaccctaacccacagATACTCAAAAGATGATTCACTCAAGATGTTTAAGATTAACCCTGATTGGCATTTACGCAGTGCATGCTTTCAGAATGGCCAAACAGCTtgtctaaccctaaccctatctttccattattattttttttcaaacagttgaTCACTTTACTGGCCATTTTGGCTAAATGTGATTGCAGCGGTCAAAGAACAAATAATAGAAGCAGATGTCAATCCCGTGCTCTTGTTTATTGAAAATAAGAAGACAGTCTGACAAGAACAATGTTACACAGTCTAAAGCCTGACAGAGAGATTTGAAACAATCGTCCCATTGATGCTCACTAAAAGGCTAAATATGTCCTTTGAATAAATACAAAGCTAAACCTATGCTATGTAACAGCCTGCTCTATGAAGCTCAAAAGCCAGAAGGAAAGGAGCTCTGATTGCCCAATGAGTATGCACCTGTGACTATCAAGGTGCAacaaatgattgacagctccctGGAGCCAATCATTGCTTTTCTAAGTTGTACTTTAAGTTATCTAATTAGGTTGATAATTTC
Encoded proteins:
- the fev gene encoding protein FEV is translated as MRQDCGGNLMFNMYLSDPTENLLKESKGTTWGPINTGVQKGSGQIQLWQFLLELLSDSTNMSCIAWEGTNGEFKLIDPDEVARRWGERKSKPNMNYDKLSRALRYYYDKNIMTKVHGKRYAYKFDFHGLAQVCQPTTTEQAIYKFQGNFSPIPFSGISKLNLMAPGVGPSGFSYWPGSPPAALYHTHNLQPPGPFGTVSPSHISCVNNISSLSNINSHYN